Sequence from the Macaca fascicularis isolate 582-1 chromosome 16, T2T-MFA8v1.1 genome:
ctcccaaagtgctgggattacaggcttgagccaccgcgcccggccacatgcaTTATTTCTAACCAAAGAGCTCATTTCACAGCAAATAAAGTGTGACCAAAGgcccatgctcatggaattcactgttCTTACCATGTTCCTCATTGCCCTGAAGCAGCTGCCTCAATGGAACAGTAGAATGGCCTTTGGAAGACTCAATTATAGTTCTAGCTAGATGGTAACACCCATGTGGCTGGGGCAGTGTTCTTCAGAAGGCAGGGTGTGTTCTCAATCAGCATCCAACACATGGTAATATTTCTCTCATAGCCAGAGATTCCCGGGTCTGGAAGTCAAAGGATGGGAATGGAAATAGTTTCTTCTCACTATTACTCCTAGCAATCCATTAGCAACACTTCTGCTTTCCAGCCTCATGAAAGGTCCAGAGATTTTGGCTCCAAAGGGGTAAATACTTCCATCAGGGGCACAACAATGATTCCAATGAACTGGAAGTCGAGAATGCCACCCAGCCACTTTGGCCTCATGCCTCTGAATCAACAAGCAAAGAAGGAGTACTGTCTGTGGTGACTGATCCTGACCATCGAGAGAAAACGGGGCTCTTCCGGGGATGCTGTCTACAGGCACTCAGAATGGTCCAGTATTTGACATACCGTGGCAGGCTTTCCTACAATACAGCCTCTGACAAAACTAGGCTGTCCCGAACCAAAACTAGGCTGTCCCAAACCCCTATTTGGGTTTAATAGAATTGTTTATCTTGATACCAAGGTTGGGAAAGCACCAAAATCTGCATGCGGCATGTGCCCAGGCGGACTTCAAGGGGTTCCTGCTGTTAGACCTAAAGTTCTTAGGAGATTgtccaaaacaaagaaacatgtcAGCAGGGCCTGTGGTGgttccatgtgtgctcaatgtgtTCGTGACAGGATCAAGCATGCTTTCCTTACCAAGGAGCAGAAAAACGTTGTGAAGGTGCTGAAggaggctcactcctgtaatcccagcactttgggaggcccaggcgggcggatcacgaggtcaggacatcgagaccatcctggctaacatggtgaaaccccgtctctactaaaaaaatacaaaaaattagctgggcgagatggcgggcgcctgtagtcccagctactcgggaggatgatgcaggagaatggcgtgaacccaggaggtggagcttgcagtgagttgagatcgcgccactgcactccagagtgagactccgtctcaaaaaaataaaataaaataaaataaatgttgaaggcACAAGCACAAAGTCAAAAAacgaaattaaaaaatgaaactttttggagtaataaaaatgaaaagacttaaaaagagagagagaaaatggggatGCTGTTATGAAATGAGGGTAAGGGGGCATATGCATGGAATGCAGGAGATTTTCCAGGGTTCCCCTTTGTCCTTCCAAGCCCAGGGATTAAAGTCAACTGAAAACTATAACAACTCAATTAAGACAGCGCTGCTGATGGTCCAGACGGTTCAGGAATGAAGGTCTGGGTTACTCTAGCAGGCAGGGAACTAAAATCAGCTTAGGTGCCTGCTGAGGACACAAATAATAGGAATGGGTAGTGGAAGAAAGTAGTTATAAATAAAGTATGGCAAGGGACTCGTGCTCATGGAATTCATTTTTTGGTTTGTGTATGtgcgtgtttttttgtttttgtttttgtttttgtttttgtttttttgaagagtctcactctgttgcccaggctggagtgcagtggagcaatcttggctcaccgcaatctccacttcctgggttcaagcgattctcctgcctcagtctccaaagtagttgggattacaggcg
This genomic interval carries:
- the LOC102143733 gene encoding large ribosomal subunit protein eL34-like, which translates into the protein MVQYLTYRGRLSYNTASDKTRLSRTKTRIVYLDTKVGKAPKSACGMCPGGLQGVPAVRPKVLRRLSKTKKHVSRACGGSMCAQCVRDRIKHAFLTKEQKNVVKVLKEAQAQSQKTKLKNETFWSNKNEKT